Proteins encoded together in one Triticum dicoccoides isolate Atlit2015 ecotype Zavitan chromosome 7B, WEW_v2.0, whole genome shotgun sequence window:
- the LOC119340185 gene encoding plant-specific TFIIB-related protein PTF2-like yields the protein MESTCVSCGEGPVIPEPASGVLVCTACGVVHDAGADEFVNSTCFTEGGELDRRAATTVHHSSQSPYLDHKLYAASDVITSMAARFSLSASRVDEVLRIAQSATDRNLACLGTAFLPALAAACTLLVARSHRLPISFAEAAEAAACTTFALANLVYRIASQLYLPPLPSFDYSAALERAVERSGKLTEAAGEKRDAILSQARFLLCCASKWSLTTGRHPLPLVAGVIAFAAELNKVTSVSVEDIALDISAVPHTSRLRYNELVAALVGAAQKLLPWGSDVNTRNLQLSAPSLLQLMQMQSQSGQSEQFQECFRPDIASTVKEYSSVDLDESKYFQIDPLDVDDFDFKNYGQELKEPEDLKILEGCMSDTYQNILKRIAQLKELGNFGKVPSRRKRWKRELELEPWDNAQTKNKPLEEEADIDIGYDAPPPSFTAGVDLQKRRRTRIEAAKCRINEIMKAPATRIANAIDSPSALGHEDVCPPQKNIRKNQWRKRRNEKDHLTEISNAPDCVKKRKKRDSCNVIDWEDCVIELLLLHGANEAEIEQGQYKRLLELRVFSA from the coding sequence ATGGAGTCGACGTGCGTGTCGTGCGGCGAGGGCCCGGTGATTCCGGAACCGGCCTCGGGCGTGCTCGTCTGCACCGCCTGCGGCGTCGTCCACGACGCCGGCGCCGACGAGTTCGTCAACTCCACCTGCTTCACCGAGGGCGGGGAACTCGACCGTCGCGCTGCCACCACCGTCCACCACAGCTCCCAGTCCCCCTACCTCGACCACAAACTCTACGCCGCCTCCGACGTCATCACCTCCATGGCCGCCCGCTTCTCACTCTCGGCCAGCCGCGTCGACGAGGTCCTCAGAATAGCCCAATCCGCCACCGACAGGAATCTCGCCTGCCTGGGCACTGCCTTTCTCCCTGCGCTCGCAGCCGCCTGCACCTTGCTCGTCGCGCGATCCCACCGCCTTCCGATCTCCTTCGCCGAGGCCGCTGAGGCCGCGGCCTGCACCACGTTCGCGCTCGCTAACCTCGTGTACCGCATCGCCTCCCAACTCTACCTCCCTCCCCTCCCGTCCTTTGACTACTCCGCCGCGCTCGAACGCGCGGTGGAACGCTCAGGCAAGCTCACCGAAGCTGCGGGTGAGAAGAGGGATGCCATCCTTTCCCAAGCCCGATTTCTCCTCTGCTGCGCCTCCAAGTGGTCGCTCACGACCGGAAGGCACCCGCTCCCACTTGTCGCTGGCGTGATAGCTTTCGCGGCAGAGCTGAACAAGGTCACCTCTGTCTCTGTGGAAGATATTGCCCTGGATATTTCGGCGGTGCCGCACACCAGCCGCCTCCGATACAACGAACTTGTTGCTGCGCTGGTGGGTGCCGCGCAGAAGTTGCTTCCGTGGGGCTCCGACGTCAATACCAGAAACCTTCAGTTAAGTGCCCCCAGCCTGCTGCAGCTCATGCAGATGCAGTCACAGTCCGGCCAGTCGGAACAGTTTCAAGAGTGCTTCCGTCCAGACATTGCCAGCACTGTGAAGGAGTACTCATCTGTTGACTTGGACGAATCCAAGTACTTCCAGATTGACCCCCTTGATGTTGATGATTTCGATTTCAAGAATTATGGGCAAGAGTTGAAGGAACCAGAGGATTTGAAGATCTTAGAGGGATGCATGTCAGATACTTACCAGAATATCTTGAAGAGGATTGCTCAGCTAAAGGAACTTGGGAACTTTGGTAAAGTTCCTAGCAGGAGGAAGCGGTGGAAGAGAGAGTTGGAGCTGGAACCATGGGATAATGCCCAGACCAAGAACAAACCCCTCGAGGAGGAAGCAGATATTGACATTGGCTATGATGCACCTCCTCCATCCTTTACTGCTGGAGTGGATTtgcagaagcggaggcgaacacggatTGAAGCTGCTAAGTGTCGGATCAATGAAATTATGAAGGCTCCTGCTACTCGTATTGCAAATGCAATTGATTCACCGTCTGCTCTTGGACATGAAGATGTCTGTCCACCACAAAAAAATATCAGGAAAAATCAATGGCGAAAGAGACGAAATGAAAAGGATCATCTGACAGAGATTTCAAATGCTCCGGACTGtgtgaagaagagaaagaaaagagacTCATGTAATGTTATTGACTGGGAAGATTGTGTCATTGAGCTCCTGTTATTACATGGTGCAAATGAAGCAGAGATAGAACAAGGCCAGTACAAAAGATTGTTGGAGCTGCGTGTCTTCAGTGCATAA